The following DNA comes from Serinus canaria isolate serCan28SL12 chromosome 1A, serCan2020, whole genome shotgun sequence.
TGTAAACTTgtctagagaaagaaaagtttaaagGCTTCCGTGGTTTAGTACTCAAGGCAATTTTTGTCAGTTAATAACAACACCAAGTCTTAGAAATTTCGCAAACTAAAATACCATACATTACCGCCTCTTACAAGAACACTAAATACTTACTAAGGATGCAGCCTGTAAAAGATAGGCGGTGTCTGCTAAGGGCgggaattttaaaatttgaatcaACCAATGAAACTCAGCCTGCACCCGTCTGCCTATCAGAGAATGACCAGTCCTATAAATACTCCCCGAATTGATTCAGGCGTTTATTACAGTGCTTGGTCCGCACTCAACCCTTCGTATCGGCAGCGATGGCGCGCACGAAGCAGACAGCGCGGAAGTCGACGGGCGGCAAGGCGCCCCGCAAGCAGCTGGCCACCAAGGCTGCCCGCAAGAGCGCGCCGGCCACGGGCGGTGTCAAGAAGCCGCACCGCTACCGGCCCGGCACGGTGGCGCTGCGCGAGATCCGGCGCTACCAGAAGTCCACGGAGCTGCTGATCCGCAAGCTGCCCTTCCAGCGGCTGGTGCGCGAGATCGCGCAGGACTTCAAGACCGACCTGCGCTTCCAGAGCTCGGCCGTCATGGCGCTGCAGGAGGCCAGCGAGGCCTACCTGGTGGGGCTCTTCGAGGACACCAACCTGTGCGCCATCCACGCCAAGCGTGTCACCATCATGCCCAAGGACATCCAGCTGGCCCGCCGCATCCGCGGAGAGCGCGCCTAAGCCTTGCCCGAACTTTAACGCCTGTTTTtagaaaaggtatttaaatCAACACAAAGGCTCTTTTAAGAGCCACCACAAACACAATCAAAAGAGCTGTTACACTGTAAGGCTTTTCAATATGTTCACTAACTATAAAATCCCACAGAATTAATACAATTATCGATAGAAGGGAGAAGTAGTGTGATTTATGTATCTAGGTTCTGGGATACAAGCGCTAGAGGGATGTGATTTTCCGATGCGGGGAAGTGTATGATGTGTTACAAGCTGGAAAGAAGGATCAAAACGGTTAAAATCGTGCGAAACCGCGGGTAAAAAAACCTGAGGAACAAAGGGAAATTCACTTCCCTCTCAGTGCCTGCGTGTCCCTTGCgtcccccttttccccctcacGGACCCCGCCGCAGGGTCTCCCCTTTCCTCTTTACGTCCTTGACTCGGCCCCCCAGTCCGTACTGTGCAGGCCGGCGGCTTTAGATGAGCCCTAGCACAGGGCAGAGAGCGAACGCGGAGCGGGACGGGGCAGCGCGGTGCCGCCGTTccgggcgggagcggcggtTCCCGTCGGAGGGGCCGCGCGAGCCGAGGCCCGCCCACCTCGACTCGTGATTGGCCGGGCGGAGGGGGACGAGCGGAGGCTCTGGGCGCTGCGCCCGTCGCGATTGGTCAGCGTGAGATTCGCTGCGCCATTGGGCAGCGCGTGTGCCGAGAGTGGGCCTCGGCCTATGAGGAGGCGGCGGTCGCGCGCAGGGAGGGGATATAAAGGCTGAGGGCTGAGGGCGGCTGTGTCGGCGGCGTTGCTTGTAGGTGTCGGTGGGAGTTTGTGTGCCGAGCTAACGAGGAGCGAGAGACGATGTCGGGGCGCGGGAAGCAGGGCGGCAAGGCGCGCGCCAAGGCCAAGTCGCGCTCGTCGCGGGCCGGGCTGCAGTTCCCCGTGGGCCGCGTGCACCGGCTGCTGCGCAAGGGCAACTACGCGGAGCGCGTGGGCGCCGGCGCGCCGGTGTACCTGGCGGCCGTGCTGGAGTACCTGACGGCCGAGATCCTGGAGCTGGCGGGCAACGCGGCCCGCGACAACAAGAAGACGCGCATCATCCCGCGCCACCTGCAGCTGGCCATCCGCAACGACGAGGAGCTCAACAAGCTGCTGGGCAAGGTGACGATCGCGCAGGGCGGCGTGCTGCCCAACATCCAGGCCGTGCTGCTGCCCAAGAAGACGGAGAGTCACAAAGCCAAGAGCAAGTAAAGCGGGCTGCGGAAGCGTCCGGAGCCCCGAAGCGAACCCCAAAGGCTCTTTTCAGAGCCACCCACAGTCTCGAGAAAGAGCTTGAAATGCTGCTCCGGTCGGGGTGCTGGTGGAAAGGGAAGCAAAGGGAACGCAAGGGTGGCTGTGTGTTTcgggctctgtgtgtgtgtcgTGTGTTGTTTGTATTTAGCCTGGGCTAGTTGTGGCGGGCTGTGTGTTCATGGTTCAGGATCGAGGGGCATGGCTCTGCTCATGACGCGCAAGGAGCCGCTGTGCTGGGATAGGATGGGCGCGGGCCGAGGGGAGCGGGAAATGTCCCGGGGCCAATCGTGGTTTGCGCGGGCTTTTGGAAATGGCGCGGGCGCCGAACCGTCCGTGGCCGCGGGCCCGCGCTCTCGTGGGCTGCAGCGGCGCCCGGAAGTGcgaacaggctgctccagggtgtCTCTACTAGAGGCGCTGCAGTTGGTTCTGCAGGTGCCTTTGAGTGACGGGTAGGGAATATGGAAAAGAATGCTGCGGTGCCTTGTGGAGATCATTGGGCATATCGCAGTTTGCTCATATTTTCCTAGGGACGGGTAATTGACGCACTTGTCCTGTGTGGATTTTGTGTTAATTATCCTTTCTAAATGGCCTCCGAAAAACAGCGACCTGACCTACCCGATGTAGGACTGAAAACGGGAGACAGGCTCTTCGTTAAATAAGTCAGGGACAAATACAGCAATAAACGATATATAAACATAAAGCGAGACAGCTCTTTTAAAGGAATAGGTGGGTGGCTCTTAAAAGAGCCTTTGTGGTTTTGTGGCAGTAGTGCGGCAGGAAGGAGACGCTTTAGCCGCCGAAGCCGTAGAGAGTGCGACCCTGGCGCTTAAGGGCGTAGACTACGTCCATGGCTGTAACAGTCTTCCTCTTGGCGTGCTCCGTGTAGGTGACAGCGTCGCGGATCACGTTCTCCAGGAACACCTTCAGCACACCGCGAGTTTCCTCGTAGATCAGCCCCGAGATGCGCTTAACGCCGCCGCGCCGAGCCAGGCGGCGGATGGCCGGCTTGGTGATGCCCTGGATGTTGTCGCGCAGCACCTTGCGGTGGCGCTTGGCGCCGCCCTTGCCGAGCCCCTTACCGCCTTTACCCCGACCAGACATGGCTACAGAAACAGCACTGATGCAATTCCGCTGCTCTGAGCCGACGCCGCTCGCTCAGCGCCTTTATATGGTTGGGTCCGACCTGGTTGGGAGCAGGGGCGGGCCCGGCGGAGGGGGCAGGGCTGCGCCTCCGCCCCTTGGGCCGCCCCAGGCTCCGCCCCGGGGCCCCGCTCCTTTCCCCGCGCCTGTGCCCGCCTCCGgccctgcccccctcccccgccTCTCTCCCAGTCCTCCAGCCCCTCGGCTCCCCCGAGCcgcttttccctgcttttccccctgCTGTCGTGGCGAGAACGCAGtaccttttctttgttttttttccctgcgCAGGGACGCGGCGGTCTTTTGGCCGCTGCGCACGGCCTTTATGGTCGTGTCGTGACCGTAACTTTTCACTGCTGGGCATTCGATATATTGCGAACCACCTAATATATAATAAATGCAATAATTTCTTATATAATAAACCACCTGATATATAAGAAATATAATAAGAAATATAAGAACTCTTCGATCCGTTTCAGGAGTTTAGCTTAGTATTTGTCTTATATACCATGAAGCATGAGGAAAATTATGCCTAAGTTTTCACCTTAGACCAGAAGTAAACGTTTGGTTTTCTCAAAACTGCCTGTGTCTGACTCTCAGAGTATGGTATCAGCAGTGAATCTGCACAGGACTTTTTCAGCAGTGAACTGAACaccctttattttctctctttgttgttttcttcacatTAAATTCCAGACATCTTGCTgataaataaaaagcattatATTTCCAATTGGCTAATTACTTCAACTGGattcaaattttaaatgtatgtcaaatgcaaaacaaaatgacaGTGCCAACTGTGTTCCTGTGTACCCCCATGTTTTCAAAGATTTGGCACAATTCTGAGTGGATACTCATTCctccatgtttttctttcacaagGGAATGTTGCAA
Coding sequences within:
- the LOC127059129 gene encoding histone H3 — protein: MARTKQTARKSTGGKAPRKQLATKAARKSAPATGGVKKPHRYRPGTVALREIRRYQKSTELLIRKLPFQRLVREIAQDFKTDLRFQSSAVMALQEASEAYLVGLFEDTNLCAIHAKRVTIMPKDIQLARRIRGERA
- the LOC127059131 gene encoding histone H2A type 2-C, whose amino-acid sequence is MSGRGKQGGKARAKAKSRSSRAGLQFPVGRVHRLLRKGNYAERVGAGAPVYLAAVLEYLTAEILELAGNAARDNKKTRIIPRHLQLAIRNDEELNKLLGKVTIAQGGVLPNIQAVLLPKKTESHKAKSK
- the LOC103813352 gene encoding histone H4, which produces MSGRGKGGKGLGKGGAKRHRKVLRDNIQGITKPAIRRLARRGGVKRISGLIYEETRGVLKVFLENVIRDAVTYTEHAKRKTVTAMDVVYALKRQGRTLYGFGG